A stretch of Geomonas oryzisoli DNA encodes these proteins:
- a CDS encoding YceI family protein, translating to MKRTIATIAAVAALALPALASASTWNIDPDHSSVGFKVRHLMVSNVKGNFEKHKGTVEINDKDITKSKVNVTIDTASVNTNVAKRDEHLKSPDFFDVAKYPTMTFTSKKVAKAGKGKLKVTGDLTLHGVTKEVVLNVEGPAKESKDPWGNFRSGVTASTKINRKDFGLVYNAALETGGVAVGEDVDINLEIEMIKAK from the coding sequence ATGAAAAGAACGATCGCAACCATAGCCGCAGTAGCAGCACTGGCACTCCCCGCCCTCGCCTCCGCCTCCACCTGGAACATCGACCCCGACCATTCCAGCGTCGGCTTCAAGGTCCGTCACCTCATGGTTTCCAACGTGAAAGGGAACTTCGAGAAGCACAAGGGGACCGTCGAGATCAACGACAAGGACATCACCAAGTCCAAGGTCAACGTCACCATCGACACCGCCTCGGTCAATACCAACGTGGCCAAGCGTGACGAGCACTTGAAAAGCCCCGACTTCTTCGACGTCGCCAAGTACCCGACCATGACCTTCACCTCCAAGAAGGTCGCCAAGGCCGGCAAGGGGAAACTCAAGGTGACCGGCGACCTCACCCTGCACGGCGTGACCAAGGAAGTGGTGCTGAACGTGGAAGGCCCGGCCAAGGAGAGCAAGGACCCGTGGGGTAACTTCAGAAGCGGCGTTACCGCCAGCACCAAGATCAACCGCAAGGACTTCGGCCTGGTCTACAACGCGGCGCTGGAAACCGGCGGCGTCGCGGTGGGCGAGGACGTCGACATCAACCTCGAGATCGAGATGATCAAGGCCAAGTAA
- a CDS encoding MarR family winged helix-turn-helix transcriptional regulator: MKEDATTKLALNTYTKLMRGAESVTGRVGRKMSDAGLTISQFGVLEALLHKGPMCQRDVASKILKSTGNITLVIDNLEKQGLVQRERSLEDRRYCTVLLTDKGRALIETTYAEVEAAIVAEMGVLTDEEQATLGRICKKLGLREG, translated from the coding sequence ATGAAAGAAGACGCCACGACAAAACTCGCATTGAACACCTACACCAAGCTGATGCGGGGTGCCGAGTCGGTAACCGGCCGGGTGGGACGCAAGATGTCGGATGCCGGCCTCACCATCAGCCAGTTCGGCGTGCTGGAGGCCCTGCTGCACAAGGGGCCCATGTGCCAGCGCGACGTGGCGTCCAAGATACTGAAAAGCACCGGCAACATCACCCTCGTCATCGACAACCTGGAAAAACAGGGACTGGTCCAGCGCGAACGCTCCCTGGAAGATCGCCGCTACTGCACCGTGCTGCTCACGGACAAAGGGCGCGCGCTGATCGAGACGACCTATGCCGAAGTCGAGGCCGCCATCGTCGCGGAGATGGGGGTGCTGACCGATGAAGAACAGGCAACACTGGGCAGGATCTGCAAGAAACTCGGTTTACGGGAGGGATAG